A window of the Cystobacter fuscus genome harbors these coding sequences:
- a CDS encoding chemotaxis protein CheB encodes MSGGKEPIRVLVVDDSPTMADAVSALLTDDPRIEVVGRANTGSRAVTLARLLRPDVITMDLLMPDLDGPAAIAAIMAEAPARVLVVSAVADQRNLEVCFQAMSAGALELIGKPSVISGEELRRWGRQLAESVCLMAEVPVISRRLRVSSPPPPVSGARVDIMGIAASTGGPPALSEVLSRLPPDLPVPIVIAQHITEGFTPGMVRWLSQVTSLKVVIAREGERVEAGKVYFPADGHDLTIEGNGVVRMTRTRGGPCPSGDLLLSSLARTYGSRAGGGVLTGMGEDGARGLLDIRKAGGVTFAQDEATCVVFGMPRVALELKAADRGVPLSSIPDIIRMSCRRGPMPNRPPGTEGVV; translated from the coding sequence ATGAGTGGTGGGAAGGAGCCCATCCGTGTGCTCGTGGTGGATGACTCGCCCACCATGGCGGATGCCGTCAGCGCCCTGCTGACGGACGATCCGCGCATCGAGGTGGTGGGGCGCGCCAACACGGGAAGCCGGGCGGTGACGCTGGCGCGCCTGTTGCGCCCGGACGTCATCACCATGGACCTCTTGATGCCGGACCTGGATGGTCCGGCGGCCATCGCGGCGATCATGGCCGAGGCGCCCGCGCGCGTCCTCGTGGTGAGCGCCGTGGCGGACCAGCGCAACCTGGAGGTGTGCTTCCAGGCGATGAGCGCGGGAGCCCTGGAGCTCATCGGCAAGCCGAGCGTCATCAGCGGCGAGGAGCTGCGGCGCTGGGGTCGGCAACTGGCCGAGTCGGTGTGTCTGATGGCGGAGGTGCCCGTCATCTCCCGGCGCCTGCGCGTCTCCAGCCCGCCGCCGCCCGTGTCGGGCGCCCGGGTGGACATCATGGGGATCGCCGCCTCCACCGGCGGGCCGCCGGCCCTGTCCGAGGTGCTCTCGCGCCTGCCTCCGGACCTGCCCGTGCCCATCGTCATCGCCCAGCACATCACCGAGGGCTTCACCCCCGGCATGGTGCGCTGGCTCTCCCAGGTGACCTCGCTCAAGGTGGTCATCGCCCGGGAGGGGGAGCGCGTGGAGGCGGGCAAGGTGTACTTCCCGGCGGACGGTCATGACCTGACCATCGAGGGCAACGGCGTGGTGCGCATGACGCGCACGCGCGGCGGGCCCTGTCCCTCGGGAGATCTGCTGTTGTCCTCCCTGGCGCGCACCTACGGCAGCCGCGCCGGCGGAGGGGTCCTCACCGGCATGGGAGAGGACGGCGCCCGCGGCCTGCTGGACATCCGCAAGGCGGGAGGCGTCACCTTCGCCCAGGACGAGGCCACGTGCGTCGTCTTCGGCATGCCCCGGGTGGCGCTGGAGCTGAAAGCGGCGGACCGGGGCGTTCCCCTGTCCTCCATTCCCGACATCATCCGCATGAGCTGCCGCCGCGGTCCCATGCCGAACCGTCCTCCCGGTACGGAGGGCGTGGTTTGA
- a CDS encoding response regulator, translating to MSANILLVDDSPTVRNILKIYLMNLKMGFVEAEDATRALQLLRLVPVKLVIADINMPGMDGITFVKQVRASPLSQVRDVPVILLTGERGGDLRQRGVEAGANAFINKPVSHHDLTETVRKFLTQN from the coding sequence TTGAGCGCCAACATCCTCCTCGTGGATGACAGCCCGACCGTTCGCAACATCCTCAAGATCTACCTCATGAATTTGAAGATGGGGTTCGTCGAAGCGGAAGACGCGACACGGGCGTTGCAGCTCCTCCGGCTGGTGCCGGTCAAGCTCGTCATCGCCGATATCAATATGCCTGGTATGGACGGCATCACTTTCGTGAAGCAGGTCCGAGCGAGCCCGTTGTCTCAGGTTCGCGATGTGCCCGTCATCCTGCTCACGGGCGAGCGCGGCGGCGACCTGCGTCAGCGCGGGGTCGAGGCCGGAGCCAATGCCTTCATCAACAAGCCGGTTTCCCATCACGACCTGACGGAAACCGTGCGTAAATTCCTCACCCAGAATTGA
- a CDS encoding response regulator codes for MSLPSLLLVDDSDAILALERAILSGHYALNTASNGREALEKVVRVQPAAILLDLSMPEMDGDEVLKRVKAEPTTADIPVIIISSETSRAEACLALGAELFLSKPFRADELLSAVENALENARRRARAGSLALLRLSVGGLEFAIPLESVRQVILQPTTRPLPLGPGYISEFFELRGQPVCVLDLARRLEVEHREPVEERKLVILEIGGVQLALSVDAVQDPEEYPSSDIEARERVGGVGHGELRDALMGMLRSGERSVPIFEPKAFATQELLREAVDVLRPARSA; via the coding sequence GTGAGCCTTCCGTCCCTGCTCCTTGTCGATGACAGTGATGCCATCCTCGCGCTCGAGCGCGCCATCCTCTCCGGCCATTACGCGCTGAACACGGCGAGCAATGGCCGGGAGGCCCTGGAGAAGGTGGTCCGGGTCCAGCCGGCCGCCATCCTGTTGGACTTGTCCATGCCGGAGATGGACGGGGACGAGGTGCTCAAGCGGGTGAAGGCGGAGCCCACCACCGCCGACATCCCCGTCATCATCATCTCCTCGGAGACGAGCCGGGCGGAGGCGTGTCTGGCGCTGGGCGCGGAGCTGTTCCTGTCCAAGCCCTTCCGGGCCGACGAGCTCTTGAGCGCGGTGGAGAACGCGCTGGAGAACGCGCGGCGCCGGGCACGCGCGGGGTCGCTGGCCCTGTTGCGGCTGTCGGTGGGCGGCCTGGAGTTCGCCATCCCCCTGGAGAGCGTGCGTCAGGTCATCCTCCAGCCCACCACGCGCCCCCTGCCACTGGGGCCGGGCTACATCTCCGAGTTCTTCGAGCTGCGGGGCCAGCCGGTGTGCGTGCTGGACCTGGCGCGCCGGCTCGAGGTCGAGCACCGCGAGCCCGTCGAGGAGCGCAAGCTGGTCATCCTGGAGATCGGCGGGGTGCAGCTGGCGCTGAGCGTGGACGCGGTGCAGGACCCCGAGGAGTACCCGTCCTCGGACATCGAGGCGCGTGAGCGCGTGGGCGGAGTCGGCCACGGAGAGCTGCGCGATGCCCTCATGGGCATGCTGCGCAGCGGAGAGCGCTCGGTTCCCATCTTCGAGCCCAAGGCGTTCGCCACGCAGGAACTCTTGCGCGAGGCGGTGGACGTGCTCCGTCCGGCGCGTAGCGCATGA
- a CDS encoding hybrid sensor histidine kinase/response regulator: MSVDPMLQSLVAGFSSEAQEVCQKVTLDLLELEREGLDNEALGKVYTRLARHLHTLKGSAASLGLQDLSSIAHKLEDALAPLRKDIKPMPRPLVDLLLHGLDLFLLRAQAHADGRGDALPDPAAALAQLVADAPPPEEAAAAAPAASAPAPSAAPSTAAAVASSAPDDDVDAGWRVAAHQVTALMREVERLREFRMRLEDRLRDIGKVVELLSARELLAPTARARATLASVTAGVRADGHEASDIVDSLEEGLKSITTRPVRTILEPLQRMVRDLSRQLGKSSRLSVVGAEVSLDRRLLEKLRGAMVHLLRNAVDHGIEMPDERERAGKHHEGALTLRVEQQGNILFLELIDDGRGIDVVAVRASAERKGLITAEEGARMHETQIRDLIFRPGFSTRVDVTDTSGRGVGLDAVRAAVESMQGRIEVLSTKGSGTRFVLTIPMELGSSPVLTVRAIDASVGLPMLAVESTQLATAENLRIGRTKTQLDYNGQLVPVTDLGARMGLRAAAPPSEGQPLIIVQSGGKRMALAVDAVVGDRDLVIRPLPAEVRDVPSYQGAAILSRGELLLILRPGWVVTDSTPQTVAMPTSRRALVVDDSLTARALHRAMLEAGGFTVHLAASGARALERLQAEEYDVIICDLEMEEMNGTEVIARLRGQPDTRDIPVILVSANDSASARSRGLAAGADGYLSKRECAAGRLLSEVLDVMSRRGARA, from the coding sequence ATGTCGGTTGACCCCATGCTGCAGAGCCTCGTGGCGGGCTTCTCGTCCGAGGCGCAGGAAGTCTGTCAAAAGGTCACCCTGGACCTGCTCGAGCTGGAGCGGGAGGGCCTGGACAACGAGGCCCTGGGCAAGGTGTACACGCGTCTGGCGCGCCACCTGCACACCCTCAAGGGCAGCGCCGCCAGCCTCGGGCTGCAGGACCTGAGCTCCATCGCGCACAAGCTGGAGGATGCCCTCGCGCCGCTGCGCAAGGACATCAAGCCCATGCCGCGGCCGCTGGTGGACCTGCTGCTGCACGGGTTGGATCTCTTCCTCCTGCGGGCCCAGGCCCACGCGGATGGCCGGGGCGACGCGCTGCCGGATCCCGCGGCGGCCCTGGCCCAGCTCGTGGCGGACGCCCCGCCCCCGGAGGAGGCCGCGGCGGCCGCTCCGGCGGCTTCCGCGCCCGCGCCTTCCGCCGCGCCCTCCACCGCCGCCGCGGTGGCCAGCTCCGCCCCGGATGATGACGTGGACGCGGGCTGGCGCGTGGCCGCGCACCAGGTGACGGCGCTCATGCGCGAGGTGGAGCGCCTGCGCGAGTTCCGCATGCGCCTGGAAGACCGGTTGCGCGACATCGGCAAGGTGGTGGAGCTCCTGTCGGCGCGCGAGCTGCTGGCGCCCACGGCCCGGGCGCGCGCGACGCTGGCGTCGGTGACGGCGGGCGTGCGCGCGGACGGACACGAGGCGTCGGACATCGTGGACAGCCTGGAGGAGGGCCTCAAGTCCATCACCACGCGTCCGGTGCGCACCATCCTCGAGCCCTTGCAGCGCATGGTGCGCGACCTGTCGCGCCAGCTGGGCAAGTCCTCGCGCCTGTCGGTGGTGGGCGCGGAGGTGTCGCTGGACCGACGGCTGCTCGAGAAGCTCCGGGGTGCCATGGTGCACCTCTTGCGCAACGCGGTGGACCACGGCATCGAGATGCCCGATGAGCGCGAGCGCGCGGGCAAGCACCACGAGGGCGCCCTCACGCTGCGTGTGGAGCAGCAGGGCAACATCCTCTTCCTGGAGCTCATCGACGACGGGCGCGGCATCGACGTGGTGGCGGTACGCGCGTCGGCCGAGCGCAAGGGGCTCATCACCGCGGAGGAGGGCGCGCGCATGCACGAGACGCAGATCCGCGACCTCATCTTCCGCCCCGGCTTCAGCACCCGCGTGGACGTGACGGACACGTCGGGCCGTGGTGTGGGCCTGGACGCGGTGCGCGCCGCGGTGGAGTCCATGCAGGGCCGCATCGAGGTGCTCAGCACCAAGGGCAGCGGCACGCGCTTCGTGCTCACCATCCCCATGGAGCTGGGCAGCTCGCCGGTGCTCACGGTGCGCGCCATCGACGCCTCGGTGGGTCTGCCCATGCTGGCGGTGGAGTCCACCCAGCTGGCCACCGCGGAGAACCTGCGCATCGGCCGCACCAAGACGCAGCTGGACTACAATGGCCAGCTCGTGCCGGTGACCGACCTGGGCGCCCGCATGGGCCTGCGCGCCGCGGCGCCTCCCTCCGAGGGCCAGCCGCTCATCATCGTGCAGAGCGGCGGCAAGCGCATGGCGCTCGCCGTGGACGCGGTGGTCGGAGACCGGGACCTGGTCATCCGTCCGCTGCCCGCCGAGGTGCGCGACGTGCCCTCCTACCAGGGCGCCGCCATCCTCAGCCGCGGCGAGCTGCTGCTCATCCTGCGCCCGGGCTGGGTGGTGACTGACTCCACCCCCCAGACGGTCGCCATGCCGACGAGCCGCCGGGCGCTCGTGGTGGACGACTCCCTCACCGCTCGCGCCCTGCACCGTGCCATGCTGGAGGCGGGTGGCTTCACCGTCCACCTGGCAGCCAGCGGCGCACGTGCCCTGGAGCGTTTGCAGGCGGAAGAATACGACGTGATCATCTGCGACCTTGAGATGGAAGAGATGAACGGCACCGAGGTCATCGCCCGCCTGCGCGGGCAGCCCGACACGCGGGACATTCCCGTCATCCTCGTGTCGGCCAACGACAGCGCGAGCGCCCGTTCCCGGGGTCTGGCGGCGGGAGCGGACGGCTACCTCAGCAAGCGCGAGTGCGCCGCGGGTCGCCTGCTCTCCGAGGTGCTCGACGTGATGAGCCGCAGGGGGGCCCGGGCATGA
- a CDS encoding CheR family methyltransferase translates to MSGGVGVDSQLVFERAREFVASCTGFRDTAISPAAVDRVVRMELSRGRSPSELMAEMHRPGSALERALLDAVLVGETYFFRHPEQFRFLATEVVSAAMRRGTMTMRAWSAGCASGEESYSIAACLLNMVTPGVQVEVLGTDLHEGRLGFARRGVYGNWSRRESGPLLYPVYQETAEGRVSVIDSVRAVTHFAQANLLEPLAEKHGQFDVIFCRNVLTYFSPDAVQQAVRHLARVIVPGGYLLLGTVEMDNAPAGLVRVGPPELQAFRRPTPQELAPPPKPPPPEPPKIALRVPPPAPAPAPPPPTPVSLHTEALQRIEGGDESGAASTLEALLKQFRDYLPGMLELALLRERAGAREAAFALMHSVRDCASRLPPDQVIEGPEPLPARFYRASADAFLTLGSIE, encoded by the coding sequence ATGAGTGGAGGTGTGGGGGTGGATTCTCAGCTGGTGTTCGAGCGGGCGCGGGAGTTCGTCGCGTCGTGCACGGGCTTCCGGGACACGGCGATCTCACCCGCGGCGGTGGATCGCGTCGTGCGCATGGAGCTGTCTCGGGGCCGCTCGCCCTCGGAGCTGATGGCGGAGATGCACCGTCCGGGCTCCGCGTTGGAGCGGGCGCTGCTGGACGCGGTGCTGGTGGGCGAGACGTATTTCTTCCGCCACCCGGAGCAGTTCCGCTTCCTGGCGACCGAGGTGGTGTCCGCGGCGATGCGCCGGGGCACCATGACGATGCGGGCCTGGAGTGCCGGGTGCGCCTCGGGCGAGGAATCGTATTCGATCGCCGCGTGTCTCCTGAACATGGTGACGCCGGGCGTGCAGGTCGAGGTGCTTGGCACGGATCTGCATGAGGGCCGTCTGGGGTTCGCCCGCCGGGGCGTGTACGGCAACTGGTCGCGCCGCGAGTCGGGTCCGCTGCTGTATCCCGTCTATCAGGAGACGGCCGAGGGCCGGGTGAGCGTCATCGATTCCGTGCGCGCCGTCACCCACTTCGCCCAGGCGAACCTGTTGGAGCCCCTGGCCGAGAAGCACGGCCAGTTCGACGTCATCTTCTGCCGCAACGTGCTCACGTACTTCTCGCCCGATGCGGTGCAGCAGGCCGTGCGTCATCTGGCGCGGGTGATCGTGCCGGGCGGCTACCTGCTGCTGGGCACGGTGGAGATGGACAACGCGCCCGCGGGGCTGGTGCGCGTGGGGCCTCCCGAACTGCAGGCCTTCCGCCGCCCGACGCCCCAGGAGCTGGCGCCTCCACCCAAGCCTCCGCCTCCCGAGCCTCCCAAGATTGCCCTGCGCGTGCCTCCGCCCGCCCCGGCTCCCGCGCCGCCGCCGCCCACGCCCGTGAGCCTGCACACCGAGGCGCTTCAGCGCATCGAGGGGGGCGACGAGTCCGGCGCGGCCAGCACCCTGGAGGCCCTGTTGAAACAGTTCCGGGACTATCTGCCGGGCATGCTGGAGTTGGCTCTGCTGCGTGAGCGGGCCGGGGCGCGAGAAGCGGCCTTCGCGCTCATGCACAGCGTGCGCGATTGCGCCTCGCGACTCCCTCCGGATCAGGTCATCGAGGGACCTGAGCCGCTGCCTGCCCGCTTCTACAGGGCGTCCGCCGACGCCTTCCTCACGTTGGGATCCATCGAATGA
- a CDS encoding chemotaxis protein CheW, whose translation MTSIPRGPEEVQDQEVRALLDERASRLRGRSDNTTDESVLMVAEFPLGEERYAIPLDSLRAALPLRLVTPVPLSLPHVIGVLRYQGQVLAALSLAALLGGHGWRQDPAVLLVVERGDGELCALDCEAIPRPLSMPTVAVEAARAQSEGPVTQVLMSGSRQVIHLIDLPRLFASTSGTRNVG comes from the coding sequence ATGACATCCATTCCCCGAGGCCCGGAGGAGGTTCAGGACCAGGAGGTCCGTGCCCTCCTGGACGAGCGCGCGAGCCGCTTGCGCGGACGCTCCGACAACACCACCGACGAATCCGTGCTCATGGTGGCCGAGTTCCCCCTGGGCGAGGAGCGCTATGCGATCCCCTTGGACTCGCTGCGCGCGGCGCTGCCCCTGCGCCTGGTGACGCCGGTGCCCCTGTCCCTGCCGCACGTCATCGGCGTGTTGCGCTATCAGGGCCAGGTGCTCGCCGCGCTCAGCCTCGCCGCGCTCCTGGGCGGCCACGGCTGGCGGCAGGACCCCGCCGTGTTGCTCGTGGTGGAGCGGGGTGACGGAGAGCTGTGCGCCCTGGACTGCGAGGCCATCCCCCGCCCGCTGAGCATGCCCACCGTGGCGGTGGAGGCGGCGCGCGCGCAATCCGAGGGCCCGGTGACCCAGGTGCTCATGAGCGGCTCGCGTCAAGTCATCCACCTCATCGATCTGCCGCGCCTGTTCGCGAGCACATCCGGGACACGCAATGTCGGTTGA
- a CDS encoding methyl-accepting chemotaxis protein gives MSPARKSLGIGAQFVFATAAVSVAIAIVLSMMAAQQLRDSLMSSTLNEGKAIALGFSAAAERAGGSSSLQPLVDAFRDAQGLGYLYVVDESNTVLAHSFPGDVPVELLTANPLSENGLANGERTQTREMVEMTVDNKRVAVADVAAPLSGATRGVLHVGMLHDSVSVLVGQLWLKMLLLGLLIVAVGVLGVYGLSRSIVGPLRELTNVAAHIVQSGDLTRPIPSIAGGELGQLAVSFSQMVDRLRSVTQNLQQASEALNASTEQLNASAAEQSQTVARQASALQETQVTAQEIRQTSLLAAQKADAVLSVAERADELSRTGEASLEQTLAGLNDIRAQVQEIAQKILELGERTVQIGSITQTVKDLADQSNMLALNAAIEAVRSGEHGKGFGVVAREIRALADQSIESTDRVRELLDDIGNSVATAVRATERGSQRMEMGLEQVRSYGKSLRELSTINQDNAAAVRQIAAAVGQQNVGISQISTAVGDLSKMMEETVARISATGEAATTLQVISEQLSSAVKAYRV, from the coding sequence GTGAGCCCCGCTCGTAAATCCCTAGGCATCGGTGCCCAGTTCGTCTTCGCCACCGCGGCCGTCAGCGTCGCCATCGCCATCGTGCTCTCCATGATGGCGGCCCAGCAGCTGCGCGACAGCCTCATGTCGAGCACCTTGAACGAGGGCAAGGCGATCGCGCTGGGCTTCTCGGCCGCCGCCGAGCGTGCCGGCGGCTCCTCGTCGCTGCAGCCCCTGGTGGACGCGTTCCGGGATGCCCAGGGCCTGGGCTACCTCTACGTGGTGGACGAGAGCAACACGGTGCTCGCCCACTCCTTCCCGGGCGATGTGCCCGTGGAGCTGCTCACCGCCAACCCCCTGTCCGAGAACGGCCTCGCCAATGGTGAGCGCACGCAGACGCGGGAAATGGTGGAGATGACGGTCGACAACAAGCGGGTGGCCGTCGCCGACGTGGCCGCGCCCCTGTCGGGCGCGACGCGGGGCGTGCTGCACGTGGGCATGCTGCACGACAGCGTGAGTGTCCTGGTGGGCCAGCTGTGGCTCAAGATGCTGTTGCTGGGCCTGCTCATCGTGGCGGTGGGCGTGCTCGGGGTGTACGGGCTGAGCCGCTCCATCGTGGGGCCGCTGCGCGAGCTCACCAACGTGGCCGCGCACATCGTCCAGTCGGGCGACCTGACCCGTCCCATCCCCTCCATCGCGGGCGGCGAGCTGGGCCAGCTGGCCGTGTCGTTCTCGCAGATGGTGGATCGGCTGCGCTCGGTGACGCAGAACCTCCAGCAGGCCTCCGAGGCCCTCAACGCCTCCACCGAGCAGCTCAACGCCTCCGCCGCCGAGCAGTCGCAGACGGTGGCCCGGCAGGCCTCCGCGCTCCAGGAGACGCAGGTCACCGCCCAGGAAATCCGCCAGACGAGTCTCCTCGCCGCCCAGAAGGCCGACGCGGTGCTCTCCGTGGCCGAGCGCGCCGACGAGCTGAGCCGCACGGGCGAGGCCTCCCTGGAGCAGACACTCGCGGGCCTCAACGACATCCGCGCCCAGGTGCAGGAGATCGCCCAGAAGATCCTCGAGCTGGGCGAGCGCACCGTGCAGATCGGCAGCATCACCCAGACGGTGAAGGATCTGGCGGACCAGTCCAACATGCTCGCGCTCAACGCCGCCATCGAGGCGGTGCGCTCGGGCGAGCACGGCAAGGGCTTCGGCGTGGTGGCGCGTGAAATCCGCGCCCTGGCCGACCAGTCCATCGAGTCCACGGACCGCGTGCGCGAGCTGCTGGACGATATCGGCAACTCGGTGGCCACCGCGGTGCGCGCCACCGAGCGCGGCTCGCAGCGCATGGAAATGGGCCTGGAGCAGGTGCGCTCCTACGGCAAGAGCCTGCGCGAGTTGTCCACCATCAACCAGGACAACGCCGCCGCCGTGCGGCAGATCGCCGCCGCCGTGGGTCAGCAGAACGTGGGCATCAGCCAGATCAGCACCGCCGTGGGTGATCTCTCCAAGATGATGGAGGAGACGGTGGCCCGTATCAGCGCCACCGGCGAGGCGGCCACCACGCTGCAGGTCATCTCCGAGCAGCTCAGCAGCGCGGTGAAGGCCTACCGCGTGTAG
- the clpA gene encoding ATP-dependent Clp protease ATP-binding subunit ClpA yields the protein MAGPLIAKALQDSFRNALEEARRMRHEYLTLEHLLLALTKDTRTREVLKSCGAQVKRLQERLESFLEETVERLPEGVEAEPQQTIGVERVLHRAAMHALSAEQKFIDGGDVLVALFREEESHALYLLQQEGITRLDLLNFISHGISKDASDPGDEGVSGEAHPGVPAGEDEEGEGNTRKSPLEAYTTNLNEEAKAGRIDPLIGRQKELERTIQVLCRRRKNNPLYVGETGVGKTAIAEGLALHIHEGRVPEVLKNSVVFSLDMGALLAGTKFRGQFEERLKGVLKALKEHPDAILFIDEIHTIVGAGATSGGSMDASNLLKPALASGRLRCIGSTTYQEFKASFERDRALSRRFQKIEVGEPSVEDTLLILEGLKSRYEEHHGVKYAPEALRAAAELSAKHINDRFLPDKAIDVLDEAGAAERLKPAEQRTGQVTVGDVEAVIAKMAKIPAKSVSASEGVQLQKLEPELKRVIFGQDPAIKSVVDAIKLARSGLRAPEKPIGSFLFSGPTGVGKTELAKQLAQVLGVEFLRFDMSEYSEKHTVSRLIGAPPGYVGFDQGGLLTDAVRKHPYAVLVLDEIEKAHPDLFNILLQVMDHATLTDNNGRKADFRNIILILTTNAGAREMSTKSMGFGDRQAPVDTLRAKKAIENTFTPEFRNRLDGWVLFSGLPADIILKVVDKEVGLLQKMLEEKRVKLELTPAARAWLAANGYDPAFGARPMARLVDNALKKPLAEAVLFGELKDGGTARFDVEGDGLKLQSASVAQPTPAA from the coding sequence GTGGCAGGACCGCTGATTGCCAAGGCATTACAGGACAGCTTCCGCAACGCGCTGGAGGAGGCGCGACGGATGCGTCACGAGTACCTGACGCTCGAGCATCTGTTGCTCGCGCTCACCAAGGACACCCGCACCCGGGAAGTGCTCAAGAGCTGTGGCGCGCAGGTCAAGCGGCTCCAGGAACGCCTGGAGTCCTTCCTGGAGGAGACGGTCGAGCGTCTGCCCGAGGGGGTGGAGGCCGAGCCCCAGCAGACCATCGGCGTGGAGCGCGTGCTGCACCGCGCCGCCATGCACGCCCTGTCCGCCGAGCAGAAGTTCATCGACGGCGGCGACGTGCTCGTGGCCCTCTTCCGCGAGGAGGAAAGCCACGCGCTCTACCTCCTGCAGCAGGAGGGCATCACCCGGCTGGATCTGCTCAACTTCATCTCCCACGGCATCTCCAAGGACGCCTCGGACCCGGGAGACGAGGGCGTCAGCGGCGAGGCCCACCCGGGCGTGCCCGCCGGCGAGGACGAGGAGGGCGAGGGCAACACGCGCAAGAGCCCCCTGGAGGCCTACACCACCAACCTCAACGAGGAGGCCAAGGCGGGCCGGATCGATCCGCTCATCGGGCGGCAGAAGGAGCTGGAGCGCACCATCCAGGTGCTCTGCCGGCGCCGCAAGAACAACCCGCTCTACGTGGGCGAGACGGGCGTGGGCAAGACGGCCATCGCCGAGGGGCTCGCGCTGCACATCCACGAGGGCCGCGTGCCCGAGGTGCTCAAGAACTCCGTCGTCTTCTCGCTCGACATGGGCGCGCTGCTGGCGGGCACCAAGTTCCGCGGCCAGTTCGAGGAGCGGCTCAAGGGCGTGCTCAAGGCGCTCAAGGAGCACCCGGACGCCATCCTCTTCATCGACGAGATCCACACCATCGTCGGCGCGGGCGCCACCAGTGGCGGCTCCATGGATGCCTCCAACCTGCTCAAGCCGGCGCTGGCCAGTGGGAGGCTGCGCTGCATCGGCTCGACGACGTACCAGGAGTTCAAGGCGTCCTTCGAGCGCGACCGGGCCCTGTCCCGGCGCTTCCAGAAGATTGAAGTGGGCGAGCCGAGCGTGGAGGACACCCTGCTCATCCTCGAGGGGCTCAAGAGCCGCTACGAGGAGCACCACGGGGTGAAGTACGCGCCGGAGGCCCTGCGCGCCGCCGCGGAGCTGAGCGCCAAGCACATCAACGATCGCTTCCTGCCGGACAAGGCCATCGACGTGCTGGACGAGGCGGGCGCGGCCGAGCGGCTCAAGCCCGCGGAGCAGCGCACCGGCCAGGTGACGGTGGGCGACGTGGAGGCCGTCATCGCGAAGATGGCGAAGATTCCGGCCAAGAGCGTGTCCGCCAGCGAGGGCGTGCAGTTGCAGAAGCTCGAGCCCGAGCTCAAGCGGGTCATCTTCGGCCAGGACCCGGCCATCAAGTCGGTGGTGGACGCCATCAAGCTGGCGCGCAGCGGTCTGCGCGCGCCGGAGAAGCCCATCGGCAGCTTCCTCTTCTCGGGCCCCACGGGCGTGGGCAAGACGGAGCTGGCCAAGCAGCTCGCCCAGGTGCTCGGCGTGGAGTTCCTGCGCTTCGACATGAGCGAGTACTCGGAGAAGCACACGGTGAGCCGGCTCATCGGCGCGCCTCCGGGCTACGTGGGCTTCGATCAGGGCGGTCTGCTCACCGACGCCGTGCGCAAGCACCCCTACGCGGTGCTGGTGCTGGACGAGATTGAAAAGGCCCACCCGGACCTCTTCAACATCCTCCTGCAGGTGATGGACCATGCGACGTTGACGGACAACAACGGCCGCAAGGCGGACTTCCGCAACATCATCCTCATCCTCACCACCAACGCGGGCGCCCGGGAGATGAGCACCAAGTCCATGGGCTTCGGCGACAGGCAGGCCCCGGTGGACACGCTGCGCGCGAAGAAGGCCATCGAGAACACCTTCACCCCCGAGTTCCGCAACCGCCTGGACGGCTGGGTCCTCTTCTCCGGCCTGCCCGCGGACATCATCCTCAAGGTGGTGGACAAGGAAGTGGGCCTGCTCCAGAAGATGCTGGAGGAGAAGCGCGTGAAGCTGGAGCTGACCCCGGCGGCACGCGCGTGGCTCGCCGCCAACGGGTACGACCCGGCCTTCGGGGCGCGGCCCATGGCTCGGCTGGTGGACAACGCGCTCAAGAAGCCGCTCGCCGAGGCCGTGCTCTTCGGAGAGCTGAAGGACGGCGGCACCGCCCGCTTCGACGTGGAGGGCGACGGCCTGAAGCTCCAGTCCGCCTCCGTTGCGCAGCCCACGCCCGCGGCCTGA